In the Geobacter sp. FeAm09 genome, one interval contains:
- a CDS encoding Xaa-Pro peptidase family protein, with amino-acid sequence MRLTPATELEYRCKMLQNHMAAEGLDAVIIAQNADLFYFTGTVQSGCLYVPVHGQPLYLVRRDAARARMESGLKEVMPFSSPRDIPGLAAGYGYPEPKRIGMEFDVLPVALFERYRKVFPHAQFSDATPLIRLVRMIKSHYEIHVMKDAADQVDKVTRRVREVLREGMSDLELAAELEHTARLNGHLGVIRMRVFNGEMLFGHTFSGTDSAVPAYTDTPFGGVGPSPCFGQGASYKPIGRNEPIIVDFAGSFDGYLVDQTRVFALGGLSDRLRRGYDDMLKVQELMKRTVVTGAPWGEVYDRCLALAVEQGYADSFMGAKGSQVSFIGHGLGVEIDEYPFIARGFNDMTFQAGMAFAFEPKVVFPGEGAIGIENTFYISDDGLKQLTYSSEDLVILSP; translated from the coding sequence ATGCGTCTGACCCCCGCCACCGAGTTGGAATACCGCTGCAAAATGCTGCAAAACCATATGGCAGCCGAAGGATTGGATGCCGTCATCATCGCCCAGAATGCCGATCTCTTCTATTTCACCGGTACCGTCCAGAGCGGCTGCCTGTACGTTCCGGTCCATGGACAGCCGCTGTACCTGGTGCGCCGGGACGCCGCCCGGGCGCGGATGGAGTCGGGCCTGAAAGAGGTGATGCCCTTTAGTTCTCCCCGGGACATCCCCGGGTTGGCCGCCGGCTACGGCTACCCCGAGCCGAAGAGGATCGGCATGGAGTTCGACGTGCTGCCGGTCGCTCTTTTCGAACGCTACCGCAAGGTCTTTCCCCATGCGCAGTTCAGCGATGCCACGCCGCTGATCCGACTGGTGCGCATGATCAAAAGCCACTACGAGATCCACGTGATGAAGGATGCGGCCGACCAGGTGGACAAGGTGACGCGCCGGGTGCGGGAGGTGCTCCGCGAGGGGATGAGCGACTTGGAGCTGGCGGCGGAGCTTGAGCATACGGCCCGCCTCAACGGTCACCTGGGGGTGATCAGGATGCGGGTCTTCAATGGGGAAATGCTCTTCGGCCACACCTTTTCCGGTACGGATAGCGCGGTTCCGGCCTATACCGACACCCCCTTCGGCGGAGTGGGGCCCAGCCCCTGCTTCGGCCAGGGGGCGAGCTACAAGCCGATCGGCCGCAACGAACCGATCATTGTGGATTTCGCCGGGAGTTTTGACGGCTATCTGGTGGACCAGACCCGGGTCTTCGCCCTGGGCGGCCTCTCCGACCGCCTGCGCAGGGGGTATGACGACATGCTCAAGGTGCAGGAGCTGATGAAGCGGACCGTCGTTACGGGCGCCCCCTGGGGCGAGGTGTACGACCGGTGTCTGGCCCTGGCGGTGGAGCAGGGGTATGCCGACAGCTTCATGGGGGCCAAAGGCTCGCAGGTTTCCTTCATCGGCCATGGACTGGGGGTCGAGATCGATGAATACCCCTTTATCGCCAGGGGGTTCAATGACATGACATTCCAGGCGGGGATGGCCTTCGCCTTTGAACCCAAGGTGGTCTTTCCGGGAGAGGGGGCGATCGGCATCGAAAACACCTTCTATATCAGCGACGACGGCCTCAAGCAATTGACCTATTCGAGCGAGGATCTGGTGATTCTGTCGCCATAG
- a CDS encoding OmpW family protein, giving the protein MTTMAGAADDYQKFGVRVRAIYVKPDESTTFKAASVKVSDDIIPELDLEYFFLKNLSTELIAGVTRHDIKLNNSFAGSTWLLPPTLTVKYHPLAGNTISPYVGFGVNVIFPFNSKISGVDPSFRIDNSVGWAAQAGVDFKIKDSLYFNIDYKYLNADTKMTVGSTKYDLDLNPHLFGIGVGYRF; this is encoded by the coding sequence ATGACAACCATGGCCGGGGCGGCGGATGACTACCAGAAGTTTGGCGTGCGGGTCAGGGCGATCTACGTCAAGCCGGATGAAAGTACAACTTTTAAGGCGGCAAGCGTAAAAGTAAGCGATGACATCATTCCCGAACTCGACCTGGAATACTTCTTCCTGAAAAACCTATCCACCGAGTTGATTGCCGGCGTAACCCGCCATGACATCAAACTCAACAATTCCTTCGCAGGTTCCACTTGGCTGCTCCCCCCCACCCTGACGGTGAAGTATCACCCGCTGGCAGGCAATACGATCAGCCCCTATGTCGGCTTTGGTGTTAACGTCATCTTCCCCTTCAATTCCAAAATCAGCGGCGTTGACCCCTCCTTCAGAATCGACAACAGCGTAGGGTGGGCCGCCCAGGCCGGCGTGGATTTCAAAATCAAGGACAGCCTCTACTTCAACATCGACTACAAGTATCTCAATGCCGACACCAAAATGACGGTCGGCAGCACGAAATACGACCTGGACCTCAACCCGCACCTCTTCGGCATCGGTGTCGGCTACCGTTTCTAA
- a CDS encoding AMP-binding protein encodes MSQQITLTVGGLLDDMARRFPENDALVHPQRGLRYNYREFNEVCRQVAKGLLALGVKKGDNVAIWAYNVPEWVILQFATAKVGAVLVTVNTAYKSAELDYILNQSDSTTLFMVKSFKDTDYVQTVYDVAPELPAAEPGKLSCPKLSYLKNVVFIGDETPAGMFNFEAMVAAGQRVSDAELNAVEATLDCHDVINMQYTSGTTGFPKGVMLTHFNLVNNGFNIGECMKFTEKDRLCITVPFFHCFGCVLGVMACVTHGSTMVPVEIFDPLRVLQTVEQEKCTALHGVPTMFIAEMEHPEFPKFDLSTLRTGIMAGSVCPIEVMKRAVKDMNLTEITSVYGQTESSPGITQTRTDDPVELRVATVGRALPGAEVKIVDIETGATLPPGKQGELCGRGYMVMKGYYKMPEETAKVIDADGWLHTGDLAIMDENGYCKITGRIKQMIIRGGENIYPREIEEFLYTHPKVSDVQVYGVPDRKYGEQVMAAIILKKGMEMTEAEVREFCKGRIANYKIPKYVKFVDGYPMTASGKIQKFKLREMAIKELQLEDAGETA; translated from the coding sequence ATGTCACAGCAAATCACTTTGACGGTAGGCGGGCTTCTGGATGACATGGCGCGGCGTTTTCCGGAAAACGACGCCCTGGTCCATCCGCAGCGCGGCCTGCGGTACAACTACAGGGAGTTTAACGAGGTCTGCCGGCAGGTGGCCAAAGGGCTCCTCGCCCTGGGGGTCAAGAAGGGGGACAACGTGGCCATCTGGGCCTACAACGTCCCCGAGTGGGTGATCCTCCAGTTCGCCACGGCCAAGGTCGGCGCCGTGCTGGTAACGGTCAACACCGCCTACAAATCGGCCGAACTCGACTATATCCTCAACCAGTCCGACTCCACCACGCTTTTTATGGTCAAATCCTTCAAGGATACGGACTATGTGCAGACCGTGTACGACGTGGCGCCGGAACTCCCGGCCGCGGAGCCGGGCAAGCTGTCGTGCCCCAAGCTGTCCTACCTCAAGAATGTGGTCTTCATCGGCGATGAGACCCCGGCCGGCATGTTCAATTTCGAGGCGATGGTGGCGGCCGGACAGCGGGTGTCCGACGCGGAGCTGAATGCCGTGGAGGCGACCCTCGATTGCCATGACGTGATCAACATGCAGTACACCTCCGGCACGACCGGTTTTCCCAAGGGGGTCATGCTGACCCACTTCAATCTTGTCAACAACGGTTTCAACATCGGTGAATGCATGAAGTTCACCGAAAAGGACCGCCTCTGCATCACGGTGCCGTTCTTCCACTGCTTCGGCTGCGTGCTGGGCGTCATGGCCTGCGTCACCCACGGCTCGACCATGGTGCCGGTGGAGATCTTCGACCCGCTCAGGGTGTTGCAGACCGTGGAACAGGAGAAGTGCACGGCGCTCCACGGCGTGCCGACCATGTTCATTGCCGAAATGGAACATCCGGAATTCCCGAAGTTCGATCTCAGCACCCTGCGCACCGGCATCATGGCCGGTTCGGTCTGCCCCATCGAAGTGATGAAACGGGCGGTGAAGGATATGAACCTGACCGAGATCACCAGCGTCTATGGCCAGACCGAATCCTCCCCCGGCATTACCCAGACCCGCACCGACGACCCGGTGGAGTTGCGGGTGGCCACGGTGGGCCGGGCTCTGCCGGGCGCCGAGGTCAAGATCGTGGACATCGAAACCGGCGCCACCCTGCCCCCCGGCAAGCAGGGCGAGTTGTGCGGCCGGGGGTATATGGTCATGAAGGGCTACTACAAGATGCCGGAGGAAACCGCCAAGGTGATCGACGCCGACGGCTGGCTGCATACCGGTGACCTGGCCATCATGGACGAGAACGGCTACTGCAAGATAACCGGCCGGATCAAGCAGATGATCATCAGGGGAGGGGAGAACATCTACCCCCGCGAGATCGAGGAGTTCCTCTATACCCATCCCAAGGTCTCCGATGTTCAGGTCTACGGCGTGCCGGACCGCAAGTACGGTGAGCAGGTCATGGCGGCCATCATCCTCAAGAAGGGGATGGAGATGACCGAGGCGGAGGTCCGGGAGTTCTGCAAGGGGCGGATCGCCAACTACAAGATTCCCAAGTATGTCAAGTTCGTGGACGGTTATCCCATGACCGCTTCGGGCAAGATCCAGAAGTTCAAGCTCCGGGAGATGGCCATCAAGGAATTGCAATTGGAGGATGCCGGCGAGACGGCGTAA
- a CDS encoding PAS domain S-box protein: MDISRKTILVIVSTFIGLVFILAITSDFILLNSFAKLENKLLGENIAKMKYELREGLADMESCARDYVTLVQGRGPREIGALDTDSLVNHHVDFVAVFSAAGELLSAKSADYHFRRPTDFDDALARCLGKAALFAIKSKDRHLSGSIRNGTRLHQVVALPCSGGGVLLVGRNMDREEIARLSDINEFALEVRQVRDEALSADFREALAVLGDGAPFHAVPLDESRIAGYALFNDIDGQPLFIAKLTERRLLYQQGRASITYILAALCIAGFVFCCVMLFFVRGTVLKRLGRLSATVRQISHDSDISSRLKVTEHNDELDDLALTINGMLESLERAEATLREREEQYRILFERAPDSILLLGTEGDEAGRIMAANKASAIQHGCTVEELCTMNIRDLTVPESSAAAGDWMERIFSGQWITFEVWHFRRDGARFPLEVHAGPVRLNGKNYILGFDRDITSRKLAEETDHMYMEQIRQLNTELARQANGLEAANSELEAFNYSVSHDLRGPLTRISGYSQLILEDEAALDPQTRSYATRIYESCCWLNEMIDAMLRLAQLARSEFQPQQVDLSAIVESLSIDFRAAEPERRPEVVIAPGLTVVGDLRLLKILLTNLFGNAWKYTAHSAAPRIEFGALHNGPVPVFFISDTGAGFDMKDVDRLFRVFTRLHDPAQFAGNGIGLATVQRIVNRHGGRIWAEGEPRKGAAFYFTLQPDNPTASRSFAS, encoded by the coding sequence ATGGATATCTCCCGCAAGACAATTCTCGTCATCGTCAGCACCTTTATCGGGCTGGTCTTTATTCTGGCCATCACCTCCGACTTCATCCTGCTCAACAGCTTTGCCAAGCTTGAAAACAAACTGCTGGGCGAAAACATCGCCAAGATGAAGTATGAACTGCGGGAGGGGCTGGCCGACATGGAGTCGTGCGCCCGGGATTACGTCACCCTGGTTCAGGGGCGTGGGCCTCGTGAGATCGGCGCGTTGGATACCGACTCGCTTGTCAACCATCACGTGGATTTTGTCGCCGTGTTCAGCGCCGCCGGGGAACTGCTTTCGGCCAAGTCGGCGGATTATCACTTCCGCCGTCCGACCGATTTCGATGATGCGTTGGCACGCTGTCTCGGCAAGGCCGCGCTTTTTGCCATCAAGAGTAAGGACCGGCATCTGAGCGGTTCCATCCGTAACGGTACGCGCCTGCATCAGGTCGTTGCCCTGCCGTGCAGCGGTGGAGGCGTCCTGCTTGTGGGCAGGAACATGGACCGGGAAGAAATCGCCCGCTTGTCCGACATCAACGAGTTCGCCCTCGAAGTCCGGCAGGTCCGGGACGAAGCACTGTCGGCCGATTTCCGGGAGGCACTTGCCGTCCTCGGCGATGGGGCGCCCTTTCATGCGGTTCCGCTTGACGAGTCGCGCATAGCGGGCTACGCCTTGTTCAACGATATCGACGGGCAGCCGCTGTTTATCGCCAAACTCACCGAGCGGCGCCTGCTGTACCAGCAGGGGAGGGCCAGCATTACCTATATCCTGGCCGCCCTGTGCATCGCCGGCTTTGTCTTCTGCTGCGTGATGCTGTTTTTTGTCCGGGGGACGGTCCTCAAACGTTTGGGACGGCTCAGCGCCACCGTGCGGCAGATCAGCCATGACAGCGACATCTCCTCGCGTCTGAAGGTCACGGAACATAACGACGAGCTTGACGACCTGGCCCTGACCATCAACGGCATGCTGGAATCGCTGGAGCGGGCCGAAGCCACCCTGCGGGAGCGGGAAGAACAGTATCGCATCCTGTTCGAACGGGCGCCGGACAGCATCCTGCTGCTCGGTACGGAGGGGGACGAGGCCGGCAGGATCATGGCCGCCAACAAGGCCTCGGCCATCCAGCACGGTTGTACGGTGGAAGAGCTGTGCACCATGAATATCCGCGACCTTACGGTCCCGGAATCCAGTGCAGCCGCGGGCGACTGGATGGAACGCATCTTCAGCGGCCAGTGGATCACCTTCGAGGTGTGGCATTTCAGAAGGGATGGGGCGCGCTTCCCCCTGGAGGTGCATGCCGGTCCGGTCAGGCTCAACGGCAAAAACTATATCCTGGGCTTCGATCGGGACATCACGTCCCGCAAACTGGCGGAAGAGACCGATCATATGTACATGGAGCAGATCCGCCAGTTGAACACCGAGCTTGCCCGCCAGGCCAACGGCCTGGAAGCGGCCAACAGCGAACTGGAGGCCTTCAACTATTCGGTATCCCATGACTTGCGCGGCCCGCTCACGCGCATTTCCGGGTACAGTCAGCTGATACTGGAGGACGAGGCCGCCCTCGACCCCCAGACCCGCTCCTACGCAACCCGAATCTACGAATCCTGTTGCTGGCTGAACGAGATGATCGACGCCATGCTCAGGCTGGCCCAGCTGGCACGCAGCGAATTCCAGCCGCAGCAGGTGGATCTCAGCGCTATTGTGGAAAGTCTGTCGATCGACTTCAGGGCCGCGGAGCCGGAGCGGAGGCCCGAAGTGGTCATCGCCCCCGGCCTGACCGTCGTCGGCGACCTGCGGCTTCTGAAGATACTGCTGACCAACCTGTTCGGCAATGCCTGGAAGTACACCGCCCACAGCGCCGCTCCACGGATCGAGTTCGGGGCTTTGCACAACGGCCCTGTCCCGGTCTTCTTCATCAGCGACACGGGCGCCGGTTTCGACATGAAGGATGTGGACCGGCTCTTCCGGGTGTTCACCCGCTTGCACGACCCGGCTCAGTTTGCGGGAAACGGCATCGGCCTGGCCACGGTGCAGCGCATCGTCAATCGCCACGGCGGCAGGATCTGGGCCGAAGGCGAACCCAGAAAAGGTGCCGCGTTCTACTTTACCCTCCAGCCCGATAATCCCACTGCTTCCCGCTCTTTTGCATCTTGA
- a CDS encoding 4Fe-4S dicluster domain-containing protein — MKRIYTIEDACIGCHLCEVGCITEHSLSKDPVKAFLHESERPISRCTVEELHGGIISLSTTCRHCDEPDCLRACISGAIQKNAEGVVRIDTEQCVGCWSCVMACPYGAIQRNLKKKKANKCDLCPDRKSPACVDACPNRALVYREGSQK, encoded by the coding sequence ATGAAACGAATCTACACCATCGAAGATGCCTGCATTGGCTGCCACCTGTGCGAGGTGGGCTGCATCACCGAGCATTCGCTCTCGAAAGACCCGGTCAAGGCCTTTCTGCATGAGTCCGAGCGCCCCATCTCCCGCTGCACGGTGGAGGAATTGCACGGCGGCATCATCTCCCTGTCCACCACCTGCCGGCACTGCGACGAACCGGACTGCCTGCGGGCATGCATCTCGGGCGCCATCCAGAAGAATGCCGAAGGGGTCGTGCGCATCGACACCGAACAGTGCGTGGGCTGCTGGTCCTGCGTGATGGCCTGTCCCTATGGCGCCATCCAGCGCAACCTCAAAAAGAAAAAGGCCAACAAATGCGACCTCTGTCCGGACAGGAAGTCGCCGGCCTGCGTTGACGCCTGCCCCAACCGGGCATTGGTGTACAGGGAGGGGAGCCAGAAATGA
- a CDS encoding NAD(P)/FAD-dependent oxidoreductase gives MNYVIVGNSVAAVGAIRAIRERDQQGTITVISREKHNVYGRPLISYLLGGLISEKRMAYLPDDFYAQNRINLLLASEVVGVDTTARRVKLADGDAIAYDKLLLATGGDPFVPPIEGMADKDRVFTFTTWEDAAKLKGIAPDINRAVVIGGGLIGLKAAEGLNLLDKSVTVVELADRVLSSAFDRPAGKIVARKMKANGIDVITEDTVVRIEGDGAEISGVTLKSGDFIPCDTVVVAIGVRPAATFLKGSDIEVNRGIVVDATMQTSNKDVYAAGDVAEATDFFSGQKNPMPIWPDAYIQGDIAGAAMAGGTKEYVGGLAMNSIEFFKVSTISMGVTNPKDPAEYEIHTYQDIQNYQYRKVVLQGNRLVGAVLVGNVDRAGIFSGLIREKIDMTPFRESLLTPDFGFLQLSKEIRNRLFAPQGKVADNGRAAQAAGH, from the coding sequence ATGAACTATGTAATCGTCGGCAATTCCGTAGCTGCCGTGGGCGCCATCCGCGCCATCCGCGAACGGGACCAGCAGGGCACCATCACGGTCATATCGCGGGAAAAGCATAACGTCTATGGCCGGCCGCTGATCTCCTACCTGCTGGGCGGCTTGATCAGCGAAAAACGCATGGCCTATCTGCCGGATGACTTTTACGCCCAAAACCGTATCAACCTGCTGCTGGCGTCGGAAGTCGTGGGGGTGGATACCACGGCCAGGAGGGTCAAACTGGCCGACGGCGACGCCATTGCCTATGACAAACTCCTCCTGGCCACCGGCGGCGACCCGTTCGTCCCGCCCATTGAGGGGATGGCCGACAAGGACCGCGTCTTTACCTTCACCACCTGGGAAGACGCCGCCAAGCTGAAGGGGATCGCCCCGGACATCAATCGCGCCGTGGTCATCGGCGGCGGTCTGATCGGCCTCAAGGCGGCCGAAGGGTTGAACCTGCTGGACAAATCGGTGACCGTCGTCGAACTGGCCGACCGGGTGCTTTCCTCCGCCTTCGACCGTCCCGCCGGCAAGATCGTGGCCCGCAAGATGAAGGCCAACGGCATCGACGTCATCACCGAGGACACGGTCGTCCGCATTGAAGGGGACGGAGCGGAGATCAGCGGCGTGACCCTCAAGTCGGGCGACTTCATCCCCTGCGATACCGTTGTCGTGGCCATCGGCGTCCGTCCGGCGGCTACCTTCCTCAAGGGAAGCGACATCGAGGTCAACCGCGGCATCGTGGTGGACGCAACGATGCAGACCTCCAACAAGGACGTCTATGCCGCCGGCGACGTGGCCGAGGCGACCGATTTTTTCAGCGGCCAGAAAAACCCCATGCCGATCTGGCCCGACGCCTACATTCAGGGCGACATCGCCGGCGCCGCCATGGCCGGCGGGACCAAGGAATATGTGGGAGGCCTGGCCATGAACTCCATCGAGTTCTTCAAGGTTTCCACCATCTCCATGGGGGTCACCAATCCCAAGGACCCGGCCGAATACGAAATCCACACCTATCAGGACATTCAGAATTACCAGTACCGCAAGGTCGTGCTGCAGGGCAACCGCCTGGTGGGCGCGGTGCTGGTGGGGAACGTTGACCGGGCCGGCATTTTCTCGGGCCTGATCCGGGAAAAAATCGACATGACCCCCTTCAGGGAAAGCCTGCTCACGCCCGATTTCGGGTTCCTCCAGCTCTCCAAGGAAATCAGGAACAGACTTTTCGCGCCCCAGGGGAAAGTGGCCGATAACGGCCGTGCCGCGCAGGCTGCAGGACATTAA
- a CDS encoding glutamine amidotransferase family protein: protein MKPQPTHIFQKDISNCGLTGFISKKGQRVEGSVIIKSIALMHDRGNGLGGGFGAYGIYPEFKEFYAFHLMYENAMALQLAEEYLDANFHIELQEDIPTRRTKAIANPPVFKRYFVTPLESDEYREAVEYQGMTDSDIIVRHVMAINHEIEGAFVVSSGKNMGAFKGVGFPEEIAEFFRLEEYSGHIWTAHNRFPTNTPGWWGGAHPFTLLDWSIVHNGEISSYGINKRYLEMYGYLCTMLTDTEVVAYMLDLLIRKHGLSPALACTALAPPFWSLIDQLPQNERELYTAIRQVYGSALLNGPFAILFASNKGLIGLNDRVKLRPLVCAEKDDFVYMASEESAIREICPAPARIWTPRGGEPVIAMVEGNV from the coding sequence ATGAAACCACAACCTACCCACATTTTCCAGAAGGACATCTCCAACTGCGGCCTGACCGGCTTCATCTCCAAAAAGGGGCAACGGGTCGAGGGCTCGGTGATCATCAAATCCATCGCCCTCATGCATGACCGGGGCAACGGGTTGGGAGGCGGTTTCGGCGCCTACGGCATCTACCCGGAGTTCAAGGAGTTCTACGCGTTCCACCTCATGTACGAGAACGCCATGGCTCTGCAACTGGCAGAGGAATACCTGGATGCGAACTTCCACATCGAGTTGCAGGAGGACATTCCGACCCGCCGCACCAAGGCGATCGCCAACCCGCCGGTGTTCAAGCGCTATTTCGTCACACCGCTGGAGTCCGATGAATACCGGGAAGCGGTGGAATACCAGGGCATGACCGACTCGGACATCATCGTCCGCCACGTCATGGCCATCAACCACGAGATCGAGGGAGCCTTTGTGGTCTCCTCCGGCAAGAACATGGGCGCCTTCAAAGGGGTCGGCTTCCCCGAAGAGATCGCCGAGTTCTTCCGTCTTGAGGAATACAGCGGCCACATCTGGACCGCCCACAACCGGTTTCCCACCAATACCCCCGGCTGGTGGGGCGGCGCCCACCCCTTCACCCTTTTGGACTGGTCCATCGTCCACAATGGCGAGATCTCGTCCTACGGCATCAACAAGCGCTATCTGGAGATGTACGGCTACCTGTGCACCATGCTGACCGATACCGAGGTGGTGGCGTACATGCTCGACCTTTTGATCCGCAAGCACGGGCTGTCGCCCGCACTGGCCTGCACCGCCCTGGCGCCCCCCTTCTGGTCGCTGATCGACCAACTCCCCCAGAACGAACGGGAGCTGTACACCGCCATCCGCCAGGTCTACGGCAGCGCCCTCCTGAACGGCCCCTTCGCCATCCTGTTCGCCAGCAACAAAGGGCTGATCGGGCTCAACGACCGGGTCAAGCTGCGGCCGCTCGTCTGCGCCGAAAAGGACGACTTCGTCTACATGGCCTCGGAAGAGTCGGCCATCCGCGAGATCTGCCCCGCTCCTG